In the Topomyia yanbarensis strain Yona2022 chromosome 3, ASM3024719v1, whole genome shotgun sequence genome, one interval contains:
- the LOC131686778 gene encoding nucleolar MIF4G domain-containing protein 1 homolog, with protein MKIRPQKHVRLGFSGKAKAQRRTNQPKTRKEIRKDKRQQKKINRFNYHSRKKKDRYQHGEEKDDGPVSKRKRDADSDDEAENDFDDEEIDSDFEENVNTEGEAPAGKNKEIRSEIMSQMEKERQDELRELKSYEQGLKDKRIEQLQAANEEDDLMIKKYEKLLKINRRKNKEGVPKSFNDGLDYALELCTEDNVQKMYEAAKEAAALKNNSEDEFADDMGEVLGKRKQEALNRKIPKKRKKSQLEKDKTRMEKLKEIEKKYLGDDDLDSLDGFDSELEVDPNEDDEDYSENDELYDSEEDNSADSEKAEEPMPKKKNKGDSKQVTFKEKNIKPNGKKQKLQENPESDIEEDSEFDEVFGGSDGASDASDCSSSEEANQVPTNNQSSKASDTWEDIYGRKRDKEGNVIKEESSKGKYIPPHLRARLESGKPKDAKQQEKLLRLKRQLKGQLNRLAESNVHRISIELDNLYMQNSRFDMNSTLTNLITEAIVSQSLSSERMVLEHTLLVTILHANVGSEVGSHFLETIVERFDELIKNIDTFEVEDKTLDNCVLILCHLYTFQIFKNKLIYDVIDQLLDKFNEKAVECILLVLRSIGFVLRKDDPLALKEMIQKVQKRVTEASDEMKNDARVKFMMNSLLAVKNNNMNKIPQYDPSLVEHFRKILKGMITSGKYVSTLNIGLEDLLKIDERGKWWLVGSAWHGNVDNNGKTNQTTSFGDGNAFSQQLQDLARKQRMNTDDKRNVFCVIMSAEDYLDAFNKILRLAIKDQRVVVTVIIHCCLSEKDYNPYYGVLSQKFCDYDRRYQLAIQYAIWDRLKDIHSLKQVPAKHLAKLLTYLISEGGLAVSVLKVIEFAEIDKTTLRLVRQIMLGILLLEDENKCLQVFNRIAPSYKLKAFKDSLRLFLHHFLLKGSDRSTVGKQEMQLLQQRIGMAERMLNTSDMKIQF; from the exons ATGAAGATTCG ACCACAGAAACACGTCCGGCTTGGATTCTCCGGTAAGGCTAAAGCTCAACGCCGAACGAATCAACCAAAAACTAGGAAAGAAATCCGCAAGGATAAGCGGCAGCAGAAGAAAATCAATCGGTTTAATTACCACAGCCGAAAAAAGAAGGATCGCTATCAGCATGGAGAGGAAAAAGACGACGGACCCGTGAGCAAACGAAAACGTGATGCTGACAGTGATGATGAGGCTGAGAATGACTTCGATGATGAAGAAATTGATTCCGATTTCGAGGAGAATGTGAATACCGAAGGTGAAGCTCCTGCaggaaaaaataaagaaattcgaTCGGAAATAATGAGTCAAATGGAAAAAGAACGGCAAGATGAGCTGCGAGAGTTGAAAAGTTACGAACAGGGGCTGAAAGATAAACGGATTGAGCAACTGCAGGCAGCCAACGAAGAGGATGATTTGATGATTAAAAAGTACGAGAAGCTACTGAAGATTAATCGACGGAAGAACAAGGAAGGTGTTCCAAAGAGTTTCAACGACGGATTGGATTACGCTCTGGAGCTTTGCACGGAGGATAATGTGCAGAAAATGTATGAAGCCGCCAAAGAAGCGGCAGCTTTGAAGAACAATTCAGAGGACGAGTTTGCGGATGATATGGGTGAAGTGTTGGGAAAACGGAAACAGGAAGCTCTTAATCGTAAAATTccgaaaaagagaaaaaagtcCCAACTGGAGAAAGATAAAACGAGAATGGAGAAGCTGAAGGAGATCGAGAAGAAGTACCTCGGGGATGACGACTTGGATAGTTTGGACGGGTTTGATTCGGAACTGGAAGTTGATCCGAATGAAGATGATGAAGACTATTCCGAAAATGATGAACTGTATGATTCCGAGGAG GATAATTCTGCAGATTCTGAGAAAGCAGAAGAACCAATGcctaagaagaaaaataagggCGATTCTAAACAGGtgacttttaaggaaaaaaatataaaacctaacggtaaaaaacaaaaactacagGAAAACCCGGAATCTGACATCGAAGAGGATTCTGAATTTGATGAAGTTTTTGGTGGTAGCGATGGTGCTTCGGATGCAAGCGATTGTAGCAGTTCAGAGGAGGCCAATCAAGTACCCACCAATAATCAGTCATCGAAAGCCTCAGATACCTGGGAAGATATCTACGGTCGTAAACGAGATAAGGAAGGAAACGTGATTAAGGAGGAATCCAGTAAAGGCAAATACATACCACCGCATTTGAGAGCCCGATTAGAATCTGGAAAACCGAAAGATGCCAAACAGCAGGAAAAGCTTCTTAGATTGAAACGTCAGCTTAAGGGCCAGCTCAATCGACTGGCGGAATCCAACGTTCATAGGATTTCGATTGAATTAGATAATTTGTATATGCAAAATTCGCGCTTCGATATGAACAGCACCTTAACGAATCTGATTACCGAAGCAATAGTATCGCAGTCGCTTTCGTCCGAGAGAATGGTGCTTGAGCATACGCTACTGGTTACAATTTTGCATGCCAATGTCGGTTCCGAAGTAGGGTCACATTTTCTGGAAACGATTGTAGAGCGATTCGACGAATTAATCAAGAATATCGATACGTTCGAGGTGGAAGATAAAACGTTGGATAATTGTGTGCTTATATTGTGTCATCTGTACACGTTTCAAATCTTTAAAAACAAACTAATCTATGACgtgatcgatcaactgctcgatAAGTTCAATGAAAAAGCGGTTGAATGTATTCTATTGGTGCTACGGTCGATCGGATTTGTGCTGCGCAAGGATGATCCCCTGGCGCTAAAGGAAATGATTCAGAAGGTGCAGAAAAGAGTAACGGAAGCGTCGGATGAAATGAAAAACGA TGCTCGTGTGAAGTTCATGATGAACTCTCTGTTGGCAGTGAAGAACAATAATATGAATAAGATCCCCCAATATGATCCAAGTCTAGTCGAACATTTCCGTAAAATTTTGAAAGgtatgatcaccagtggaaaatATGTTAGTACATTGAACATCGGCTTGGAAGATCTTTTGAAAATAGATGAGCGGGGCAAGTGGTGGTTAGTTGGTTCGGCTTGGCACGGAAACGTGGATAACAATGGGAAGACCAACCAGACTACGTCGTTTGGTGATGGAAATGCCTTTAGTCAGCAACTGCAGGATCTTGCTCGTAAACAGCGAATGAATACAGACGACAAGCGGAATGTGTTTTGTGTGATCATGAGTGCCGAAGATTACCTGGATGCATTTAACAAGATCCTACGGTTAGCCATCAAAGATCAGCGGGTGGTCGTAACTGTAATAATTCACTGCTGTTTATCTGAGAAAGATTACAATCCGTATTACGGTGTGCTTTCGCAGAAATTTTGCGACTACGATCGTCGCTATCAGTTGGCAATCCAGTACGCCATCTGGGATCGGTTGAAGGATATCCATTCGCTGAAGCAAGTGCCCGCAAAGCACCTGGCTAAATTACTAACCTACTTAATTAGCGAAGGTGGGTTGGCGGTGTCTGTGCTGAAAGTAATTGAATTCGCGGAAATCGATAAAACGACGCTTCGGCTGGTGAGGCAAATCATGCTGGGAATTCTGCTGTTGGAGGATGAAAACAAATGCCTGCAGGTTTTCAATCGTATCGCGCCCAGTTACAAGCTGAAAGCGTTCAAGGATAGTCTGCGTCTATTTTTGCATCATTTCTTGCTAAAAGGAAGTGATAGAAGCACCGTCGGAAAGCAGGAAATGCAGCTGCTGCAACAACGAATTGGGATGGCTGAACGGATGCTCAATACTTCCGATATGAAAATACaattttga